Proteins from a genomic interval of Nasonia vitripennis strain AsymCx chromosome 3, Nvit_psr_1.1, whole genome shotgun sequence:
- the LOC100463145 gene encoding odorant receptor 43a isoform X4 produces the protein MGKWRESKSEFYEDRLFVINKKFLQILGRWPYQAKRSRIFLLSLYFVGILTVVVAELIHFVRVIRIKDIPKIIDCLPALIFTYGAMVMIFNSMIKFAEMRQILGKIEENWLSARDAEEYALLKEFAEEGRFLIIGYTLCIIGSLATYSLEPLVPQILDKLSPLNESRPIKTFLEVEYLVDHRRYYTAIYLHNMQAACWVILTVLAIDAYFVMIVQHACSMFAVLGLRIGKIGSGSPERIASGRIIECLKLHKSCIEFAGLIESSFTASLLLQLFLNMVVISVTGVQTINRREQPGEMLKFSLSSLSVMTRLFYISWPGQKMIDHSLRVRELVCSVAWYELPAGSRRLLLLMLLRSSRACHITAGGMFPMNFETYCRVSFRGFIKITWPSISLSLSLSLSPALFQLMQTSMSYFTMILSTQ, from the exons ATGGGCAAGTGGCGCGAGTCGAAGAGCGAGTTTTACGAGGATCGGCTGTTTGtaataaataagaaatttcTGCAGATACTCGGACGCTGGCCGTATCAAGCCAAGCGTTCCCGGATCTTTCTTCTCAGTCTGTATTTCGTTGGGATTTTAACGGTCGTCGTGGCAGAG CTGATACACTTTGTACGAGTGATACGGATAAAGGATATTCCAAAAATAATCGATTGCCTGCCGGCGCTGATCTTCACCTATGGCGCGATGGTCATGATATTCAACAGCATGATAAAGTTCGCCGAG ATGCGGCAAATACTCGGGAAAATCGAGGAGAACTGGCTGAGCGCGAGGGACGCCGAGGAGTACGCGCTGCTGAAGGAGTTCGCGGAGGAGGGCAGATTCCTGATAATCGGCTACACGC TGTGCATAATCGGCTCCCTGGCGACGTATTCCCTGGAGCCGCTGGTGCCGCAGATTTTAGACAAGCTTTCGCCGCTCAACGAGTCCCGGCCGATCAAGACCTTCCTCGAAGTCGAGTACCTGGTGGACCACAGGAGGTACTACACGGCCATTTACCTGCACAACATGCAGGCGGCCTGCTGGGTCATCTTGACCGTGCTCGCGATCGACGCTTACTTCGTCATGATCGTCCAGCACGCTTGCAGCATGTTCGCCGTGCTGGG GCTGAGAATCGGGAAAATCGGCTCGGGCTCGCCGGAGAGGATCGCGAGCGGGCGAATCATCGAGTGCCTCAAGTTGCACAAGAGCTGCATCGA GTTCGCCGGGCTGATCGAGTCTTCGTTCACGGCCTCGCTGTTGCTGCAGCTCTTTCTCAACATGGTCGTGATAAGCGTGACGGGCGTGCAG ACCATAAACCGCAGGGAGCAGCCCGGGGAGATGCTCAAGTTCTCGCTGAGCAGCCTGTCGGTGATGACGCGGCTCTTCTACATCTCGTGGCCCGGCCAGAAGATGATCGACCACAGCCTCCGCGTGCGAGAGCTAGT GTGCAGCGTCGCTTGGTACGAGCTGCCGGCGGGCTCGAGGAGGCttctgctgctgatgctgctcaGGAGCTCGAGGGCTTGCCACATCACGGCCGGCGGCATGTTCCCCATGAATTTCGAGACTTACTGCAGGGTGAGCTTTCGaggctttataaaaataacttggccgtccatctctctctctctctctctctcgctctcccccGCTCTGTTCCAGCTCATGCAGACTTCGATGTCCTACTTTACCATGATTCTGTCGACGCAGTGA
- the LOC100463145 gene encoding uncharacterized protein LOC100463145 isoform X10, translating to MGKWRESKSEFYEDRLFVINKKFLQILGRWPYQAKRSRIFLLSLYFVGILTVVVAELIHFVRVIRIKDIPKIIDCLPALIFTYGAMVMIFNSMIKFAEMRQILGKIEENWLSARDAEEYALLKEFAEEGRFLIIGYTLCIIGSLATYSLEPLVPQILDKLSPLNESRPIKTFLEVEYLVDHRRYYTAIYLHNMQAACWVILTVLAIDAYFVMIVQHACSMFAVLGLRIGKIGSGSPERIASGRIIECLKLHKSCIEFAGLIESSFTASLLLQLFLNMVVISVTGVQTINRREQPGEMLKFSLSSLSVMTRLFYISWPGQKMIDHSLRVRELV from the exons ATGGGCAAGTGGCGCGAGTCGAAGAGCGAGTTTTACGAGGATCGGCTGTTTGtaataaataagaaatttcTGCAGATACTCGGACGCTGGCCGTATCAAGCCAAGCGTTCCCGGATCTTTCTTCTCAGTCTGTATTTCGTTGGGATTTTAACGGTCGTCGTGGCAGAG CTGATACACTTTGTACGAGTGATACGGATAAAGGATATTCCAAAAATAATCGATTGCCTGCCGGCGCTGATCTTCACCTATGGCGCGATGGTCATGATATTCAACAGCATGATAAAGTTCGCCGAG ATGCGGCAAATACTCGGGAAAATCGAGGAGAACTGGCTGAGCGCGAGGGACGCCGAGGAGTACGCGCTGCTGAAGGAGTTCGCGGAGGAGGGCAGATTCCTGATAATCGGCTACACGC TGTGCATAATCGGCTCCCTGGCGACGTATTCCCTGGAGCCGCTGGTGCCGCAGATTTTAGACAAGCTTTCGCCGCTCAACGAGTCCCGGCCGATCAAGACCTTCCTCGAAGTCGAGTACCTGGTGGACCACAGGAGGTACTACACGGCCATTTACCTGCACAACATGCAGGCGGCCTGCTGGGTCATCTTGACCGTGCTCGCGATCGACGCTTACTTCGTCATGATCGTCCAGCACGCTTGCAGCATGTTCGCCGTGCTGGG GCTGAGAATCGGGAAAATCGGCTCGGGCTCGCCGGAGAGGATCGCGAGCGGGCGAATCATCGAGTGCCTCAAGTTGCACAAGAGCTGCATCGA GTTCGCCGGGCTGATCGAGTCTTCGTTCACGGCCTCGCTGTTGCTGCAGCTCTTTCTCAACATGGTCGTGATAAGCGTGACGGGCGTGCAG ACCATAAACCGCAGGGAGCAGCCCGGGGAGATGCTCAAGTTCTCGCTGAGCAGCCTGTCGGTGATGACGCGGCTCTTCTACATCTCGTGGCCCGGCCAGAAGATGATCGACCACAGCCTCCGCGTGCGAGAGCTAGTGTAA
- the LOC100463145 gene encoding odorant receptor 43a isoform X5, whose product MGKWRESKSEFYEDRLFVINKKFLQILGRWPYQAKRSRIFLLSLYFVGILTVVVAELIHFVRVIRIKDIPKIIDCLPALIFTYGAMVMIFNSMIKFAEMRQILGKIEENWLSARDAEEYALLKEFAEEGRFLIIGYTLCIIGSLATYSLEPLVPQILDKLSPLNESRPIKTFLEVEYLVDHRRYYTAIYLHNMQAACWVILTVLAIDAYFVMIVQHACSMFAVLGLRIGKIGSGSPERIASGRIIECLKLHKSCIEFAGLIESSFTASLLLQLFLNMVVISVTGVQTINRREQPGEMLKFSLSSLSVMTRLFYISWPGQKMIDHSLRVRELVVAWYELPAGSRRLLLLMLLRSSRACHITAGGMFPMNFETYCRVSFRGFIKITWPSISLSLSLSLSPALFQLMQTSMSYFTMILSTQ is encoded by the exons ATGGGCAAGTGGCGCGAGTCGAAGAGCGAGTTTTACGAGGATCGGCTGTTTGtaataaataagaaatttcTGCAGATACTCGGACGCTGGCCGTATCAAGCCAAGCGTTCCCGGATCTTTCTTCTCAGTCTGTATTTCGTTGGGATTTTAACGGTCGTCGTGGCAGAG CTGATACACTTTGTACGAGTGATACGGATAAAGGATATTCCAAAAATAATCGATTGCCTGCCGGCGCTGATCTTCACCTATGGCGCGATGGTCATGATATTCAACAGCATGATAAAGTTCGCCGAG ATGCGGCAAATACTCGGGAAAATCGAGGAGAACTGGCTGAGCGCGAGGGACGCCGAGGAGTACGCGCTGCTGAAGGAGTTCGCGGAGGAGGGCAGATTCCTGATAATCGGCTACACGC TGTGCATAATCGGCTCCCTGGCGACGTATTCCCTGGAGCCGCTGGTGCCGCAGATTTTAGACAAGCTTTCGCCGCTCAACGAGTCCCGGCCGATCAAGACCTTCCTCGAAGTCGAGTACCTGGTGGACCACAGGAGGTACTACACGGCCATTTACCTGCACAACATGCAGGCGGCCTGCTGGGTCATCTTGACCGTGCTCGCGATCGACGCTTACTTCGTCATGATCGTCCAGCACGCTTGCAGCATGTTCGCCGTGCTGGG GCTGAGAATCGGGAAAATCGGCTCGGGCTCGCCGGAGAGGATCGCGAGCGGGCGAATCATCGAGTGCCTCAAGTTGCACAAGAGCTGCATCGA GTTCGCCGGGCTGATCGAGTCTTCGTTCACGGCCTCGCTGTTGCTGCAGCTCTTTCTCAACATGGTCGTGATAAGCGTGACGGGCGTGCAG ACCATAAACCGCAGGGAGCAGCCCGGGGAGATGCTCAAGTTCTCGCTGAGCAGCCTGTCGGTGATGACGCGGCTCTTCTACATCTCGTGGCCCGGCCAGAAGATGATCGACCACAGCCTCCGCGTGCGAGAGCTAGT CGTCGCTTGGTACGAGCTGCCGGCGGGCTCGAGGAGGCttctgctgctgatgctgctcaGGAGCTCGAGGGCTTGCCACATCACGGCCGGCGGCATGTTCCCCATGAATTTCGAGACTTACTGCAGGGTGAGCTTTCGaggctttataaaaataacttggccgtccatctctctctctctctctctctcgctctcccccGCTCTGTTCCAGCTCATGCAGACTTCGATGTCCTACTTTACCATGATTCTGTCGACGCAGTGA
- the LOC100463145 gene encoding uncharacterized protein LOC100463145 isoform X13, translating into MGKWRESKSEFYEDRLFVINKKFLQILGRWPYQAKRSRIFLLSLYFVGILTVVVAELIHFVRVIRIKDIPKIIDCLPALIFTYGAMVMIFNSMIKFAEVRRADRVFVHGLAVAAALSQHGRDKRDGRADHKPQGAARGDAQVLAEQPVGDDAALLHLVARPEDDRPQPPRARASVQRRLVRAAGGLEEASAADAAQELEGLPHHGRRHVPHEFRDLLQAHADFDVLLYHDSVDAVNFPSMYANKV; encoded by the exons ATGGGCAAGTGGCGCGAGTCGAAGAGCGAGTTTTACGAGGATCGGCTGTTTGtaataaataagaaatttcTGCAGATACTCGGACGCTGGCCGTATCAAGCCAAGCGTTCCCGGATCTTTCTTCTCAGTCTGTATTTCGTTGGGATTTTAACGGTCGTCGTGGCAGAG CTGATACACTTTGTACGAGTGATACGGATAAAGGATATTCCAAAAATAATCGATTGCCTGCCGGCGCTGATCTTCACCTATGGCGCGATGGTCATGATATTCAACAGCATGATAAAGTTCGCCGAG GTTCGCCGGGCTGATCGAGTCTTCGTTCACGGCCTCGCTGTTGCTGCAGCTCTTTCTCAACATGGTCGTGATAAGCGTGACGGGCGTGCAG ACCATAAACCGCAGGGAGCAGCCCGGGGAGATGCTCAAGTTCTCGCTGAGCAGCCTGTCGGTGATGACGCGGCTCTTCTACATCTCGTGGCCCGGCCAGAAGATGATCGACCACAGCCTCCGCGTGCGAGAGCTAGT GTGCAGCGTCGCTTGGTACGAGCTGCCGGCGGGCTCGAGGAGGCttctgctgctgatgctgctcaGGAGCTCGAGGGCTTGCCACATCACGGCCGGCGGCATGTTCCCCATGAATTTCGAGACTTACTGCAGG CTCATGCAGACTTCGATGTCCTACTTTACCATGATTCTGTCGACGCAGTGAATTTCCCATCGATGTATGCCAATAAAGTTTAG
- the LOC100463145 gene encoding uncharacterized protein LOC100463145 isoform X6 — protein sequence MGKWRESKSEFYEDRLFVINKKFLQILGRWPYQAKRSRIFLLSLYFVGILTVVVAELIHFVRVIRIKDIPKIIDCLPALIFTYGAMVMIFNSMIKFAEMRQILGKIEENWLSARDAEEYALLKEFAEEGRFLIIGYTRNARIYDVHNRLPGDVFPGAAGAADFRQAFAAQRVPADQDLPRSRVPGGPQEVLHGHLPAQHAGGLLGHLDRARDRRLLRHDRPARLQHVRRAGAENRENRLGLAGEDRERANHRVPQVAQELHRVRRADRVFVHGLAVAAALSQHGRDKRDGRADHKPQGAARGDAQVLAEQPVGDDAALLHLVARPEDDRPQPPRARASVMREVQRRLVRAAGGLEEASAADAAQELEGLPHHGRRHVPHEFRDLLQAHADFDVLLYHDSVDAVNFPSMYANKV from the exons ATGGGCAAGTGGCGCGAGTCGAAGAGCGAGTTTTACGAGGATCGGCTGTTTGtaataaataagaaatttcTGCAGATACTCGGACGCTGGCCGTATCAAGCCAAGCGTTCCCGGATCTTTCTTCTCAGTCTGTATTTCGTTGGGATTTTAACGGTCGTCGTGGCAGAG CTGATACACTTTGTACGAGTGATACGGATAAAGGATATTCCAAAAATAATCGATTGCCTGCCGGCGCTGATCTTCACCTATGGCGCGATGGTCATGATATTCAACAGCATGATAAAGTTCGCCGAG ATGCGGCAAATACTCGGGAAAATCGAGGAGAACTGGCTGAGCGCGAGGGACGCCGAGGAGTACGCGCTGCTGAAGGAGTTCGCGGAGGAGGGCAGATTCCTGATAATCGGCTACACGCGTAATGCACGAATTTACGA TGTGCATAATCGGCTCCCTGGCGACGTATTCCCTGGAGCCGCTGGTGCCGCAGATTTTAGACAAGCTTTCGCCGCTCAACGAGTCCCGGCCGATCAAGACCTTCCTCGAAGTCGAGTACCTGGTGGACCACAGGAGGTACTACACGGCCATTTACCTGCACAACATGCAGGCGGCCTGCTGGGTCATCTTGACCGTGCTCGCGATCGACGCTTACTTCGTCATGATCGTCCAGCACGCTTGCAGCATGTTCGCCGTGCTGGG GCTGAGAATCGGGAAAATCGGCTCGGGCTCGCCGGAGAGGATCGCGAGCGGGCGAATCATCGAGTGCCTCAAGTTGCACAAGAGCTGCATCGA GTTCGCCGGGCTGATCGAGTCTTCGTTCACGGCCTCGCTGTTGCTGCAGCTCTTTCTCAACATGGTCGTGATAAGCGTGACGGGCGTGCAG ACCATAAACCGCAGGGAGCAGCCCGGGGAGATGCTCAAGTTCTCGCTGAGCAGCCTGTCGGTGATGACGCGGCTCTTCTACATCTCGTGGCCCGGCCAGAAGATGATCGACCACAGCCTCCGCGTGCGAGAGCTAGTGTAATGAGAGAG GTGCAGCGTCGCTTGGTACGAGCTGCCGGCGGGCTCGAGGAGGCttctgctgctgatgctgctcaGGAGCTCGAGGGCTTGCCACATCACGGCCGGCGGCATGTTCCCCATGAATTTCGAGACTTACTGCAGG CTCATGCAGACTTCGATGTCCTACTTTACCATGATTCTGTCGACGCAGTGAATTTCCCATCGATGTATGCCAATAAAGTTTAG
- the LOC100463145 gene encoding uncharacterized protein LOC100463145 isoform X7, whose amino-acid sequence MGKWRESKSEFYEDRLFVINKKFLQILGRWPYQAKRSRIFLLSLYFVGILTVVVAELIHFVRVIRIKDIPKIIDCLPALIFTYGAMVMIFNSMIKFAEMRQILGKIEENWLSARDAEEYALLKEFAEEGRFLIIGYTRNARIYDVHNRLPGDVFPGAAGAADFRQAFAAQRVPADQDLPRSRVPGGPQEVLHGHLPAQHAGGLLGHLDRARDRRLLRHDRPARLQHVRRAGAENRENRLGLAGEDRERANHRVPQVAQELHRVRRADRVFVHGLAVAAALSQHGRDKRDGRADHKPQGAARGDAQVLAEQPVGDDAALLHLVARPEDDRPQPPRARASVQRRLVRAAGGLEEASAADAAQELEGLPHHGRRHVPHEFRDLLQAHADFDVLLYHDSVDAVNFPSMYANKV is encoded by the exons ATGGGCAAGTGGCGCGAGTCGAAGAGCGAGTTTTACGAGGATCGGCTGTTTGtaataaataagaaatttcTGCAGATACTCGGACGCTGGCCGTATCAAGCCAAGCGTTCCCGGATCTTTCTTCTCAGTCTGTATTTCGTTGGGATTTTAACGGTCGTCGTGGCAGAG CTGATACACTTTGTACGAGTGATACGGATAAAGGATATTCCAAAAATAATCGATTGCCTGCCGGCGCTGATCTTCACCTATGGCGCGATGGTCATGATATTCAACAGCATGATAAAGTTCGCCGAG ATGCGGCAAATACTCGGGAAAATCGAGGAGAACTGGCTGAGCGCGAGGGACGCCGAGGAGTACGCGCTGCTGAAGGAGTTCGCGGAGGAGGGCAGATTCCTGATAATCGGCTACACGCGTAATGCACGAATTTACGA TGTGCATAATCGGCTCCCTGGCGACGTATTCCCTGGAGCCGCTGGTGCCGCAGATTTTAGACAAGCTTTCGCCGCTCAACGAGTCCCGGCCGATCAAGACCTTCCTCGAAGTCGAGTACCTGGTGGACCACAGGAGGTACTACACGGCCATTTACCTGCACAACATGCAGGCGGCCTGCTGGGTCATCTTGACCGTGCTCGCGATCGACGCTTACTTCGTCATGATCGTCCAGCACGCTTGCAGCATGTTCGCCGTGCTGGG GCTGAGAATCGGGAAAATCGGCTCGGGCTCGCCGGAGAGGATCGCGAGCGGGCGAATCATCGAGTGCCTCAAGTTGCACAAGAGCTGCATCGA GTTCGCCGGGCTGATCGAGTCTTCGTTCACGGCCTCGCTGTTGCTGCAGCTCTTTCTCAACATGGTCGTGATAAGCGTGACGGGCGTGCAG ACCATAAACCGCAGGGAGCAGCCCGGGGAGATGCTCAAGTTCTCGCTGAGCAGCCTGTCGGTGATGACGCGGCTCTTCTACATCTCGTGGCCCGGCCAGAAGATGATCGACCACAGCCTCCGCGTGCGAGAGCTAGT GTGCAGCGTCGCTTGGTACGAGCTGCCGGCGGGCTCGAGGAGGCttctgctgctgatgctgctcaGGAGCTCGAGGGCTTGCCACATCACGGCCGGCGGCATGTTCCCCATGAATTTCGAGACTTACTGCAGG CTCATGCAGACTTCGATGTCCTACTTTACCATGATTCTGTCGACGCAGTGAATTTCCCATCGATGTATGCCAATAAAGTTTAG
- the LOC100463145 gene encoding uncharacterized protein LOC100463145 isoform X1, producing the protein MGKWRESKSEFYEDRLFVINKKFLQILGRWPYQAKRSRIFLLSLYFVGILTVVVAELIHFVRVIRIKDIPKIIDCLPALIFTYGAMVMIFNSMIKFAEMRQILGKIEENWLSARDAEEYALLKEFAEEGRFLIIGYTRNARIYDVHNRLPGDVFPGAAGAADFRQAFAAQRVPADQDLPRSRVPGGPQEVLHGHLPAQHAGGLLGHLDRARDRRLLRHDRPARLQHVRRAGAENRENRLGLAGEDRERANHRVPQVAQELHRVRRADRVFVHGLAVAAALSQHGRDKRDGRADHKPQGAARGDAQVLAEQPVGDDAALLHLVARPEDDRPQPPRARASVMREVQRRLVRAAGGLEEASAADAAQELEGLPHHGRRHVPHEFRDLLQGELSRLYKNNLAVHLSLSLSLALPRSVPAHADFDVLLYHDSVDAVNFPSMYANKV; encoded by the exons ATGGGCAAGTGGCGCGAGTCGAAGAGCGAGTTTTACGAGGATCGGCTGTTTGtaataaataagaaatttcTGCAGATACTCGGACGCTGGCCGTATCAAGCCAAGCGTTCCCGGATCTTTCTTCTCAGTCTGTATTTCGTTGGGATTTTAACGGTCGTCGTGGCAGAG CTGATACACTTTGTACGAGTGATACGGATAAAGGATATTCCAAAAATAATCGATTGCCTGCCGGCGCTGATCTTCACCTATGGCGCGATGGTCATGATATTCAACAGCATGATAAAGTTCGCCGAG ATGCGGCAAATACTCGGGAAAATCGAGGAGAACTGGCTGAGCGCGAGGGACGCCGAGGAGTACGCGCTGCTGAAGGAGTTCGCGGAGGAGGGCAGATTCCTGATAATCGGCTACACGCGTAATGCACGAATTTACGA TGTGCATAATCGGCTCCCTGGCGACGTATTCCCTGGAGCCGCTGGTGCCGCAGATTTTAGACAAGCTTTCGCCGCTCAACGAGTCCCGGCCGATCAAGACCTTCCTCGAAGTCGAGTACCTGGTGGACCACAGGAGGTACTACACGGCCATTTACCTGCACAACATGCAGGCGGCCTGCTGGGTCATCTTGACCGTGCTCGCGATCGACGCTTACTTCGTCATGATCGTCCAGCACGCTTGCAGCATGTTCGCCGTGCTGGG GCTGAGAATCGGGAAAATCGGCTCGGGCTCGCCGGAGAGGATCGCGAGCGGGCGAATCATCGAGTGCCTCAAGTTGCACAAGAGCTGCATCGA GTTCGCCGGGCTGATCGAGTCTTCGTTCACGGCCTCGCTGTTGCTGCAGCTCTTTCTCAACATGGTCGTGATAAGCGTGACGGGCGTGCAG ACCATAAACCGCAGGGAGCAGCCCGGGGAGATGCTCAAGTTCTCGCTGAGCAGCCTGTCGGTGATGACGCGGCTCTTCTACATCTCGTGGCCCGGCCAGAAGATGATCGACCACAGCCTCCGCGTGCGAGAGCTAGTGTAATGAGAGAG GTGCAGCGTCGCTTGGTACGAGCTGCCGGCGGGCTCGAGGAGGCttctgctgctgatgctgctcaGGAGCTCGAGGGCTTGCCACATCACGGCCGGCGGCATGTTCCCCATGAATTTCGAGACTTACTGCAGGGTGAGCTTTCGaggctttataaaaataacttggccgtccatctctctctctctctctctctcgctctcccccGCTCTGTTCCAGCTCATGCAGACTTCGATGTCCTACTTTACCATGATTCTGTCGACGCAGTGAATTTCCCATCGATGTATGCCAATAAAGTTTAG
- the LOC100463145 gene encoding uncharacterized protein LOC100463145 isoform X3: MGKWRESKSEFYEDRLFVINKKFLQILGRWPYQAKRSRIFLLSLYFVGILTVVVAELIHFVRVIRIKDIPKIIDCLPALIFTYGAMVMIFNSMIKFAEMRQILGKIEENWLSARDAEEYALLKEFAEEGRFLIIGYTRNARIYDVHNRLPGDVFPGAAGAADFRQAFAAQRVPADQDLPRSRVPGGPQEVLHGHLPAQHAGGLLGHLDRARDRRLLRHDRPARLQHVRRAGAENRENRLGLAGEDRERANHRVPQVAQELHRVRRADRVFVHGLAVAAALSQHGRDKRDGRADHKPQGAARGDAQVLAEQPVGDDAALLHLVARPEDDRPQPPRARASVQRRLVRAAGGLEEASAADAAQELEGLPHHGRRHVPHEFRDLLQGELSRLYKNNLAVHLSLSLSLALPRSVPAHADFDVLLYHDSVDAVNFPSMYANKV, translated from the exons ATGGGCAAGTGGCGCGAGTCGAAGAGCGAGTTTTACGAGGATCGGCTGTTTGtaataaataagaaatttcTGCAGATACTCGGACGCTGGCCGTATCAAGCCAAGCGTTCCCGGATCTTTCTTCTCAGTCTGTATTTCGTTGGGATTTTAACGGTCGTCGTGGCAGAG CTGATACACTTTGTACGAGTGATACGGATAAAGGATATTCCAAAAATAATCGATTGCCTGCCGGCGCTGATCTTCACCTATGGCGCGATGGTCATGATATTCAACAGCATGATAAAGTTCGCCGAG ATGCGGCAAATACTCGGGAAAATCGAGGAGAACTGGCTGAGCGCGAGGGACGCCGAGGAGTACGCGCTGCTGAAGGAGTTCGCGGAGGAGGGCAGATTCCTGATAATCGGCTACACGCGTAATGCACGAATTTACGA TGTGCATAATCGGCTCCCTGGCGACGTATTCCCTGGAGCCGCTGGTGCCGCAGATTTTAGACAAGCTTTCGCCGCTCAACGAGTCCCGGCCGATCAAGACCTTCCTCGAAGTCGAGTACCTGGTGGACCACAGGAGGTACTACACGGCCATTTACCTGCACAACATGCAGGCGGCCTGCTGGGTCATCTTGACCGTGCTCGCGATCGACGCTTACTTCGTCATGATCGTCCAGCACGCTTGCAGCATGTTCGCCGTGCTGGG GCTGAGAATCGGGAAAATCGGCTCGGGCTCGCCGGAGAGGATCGCGAGCGGGCGAATCATCGAGTGCCTCAAGTTGCACAAGAGCTGCATCGA GTTCGCCGGGCTGATCGAGTCTTCGTTCACGGCCTCGCTGTTGCTGCAGCTCTTTCTCAACATGGTCGTGATAAGCGTGACGGGCGTGCAG ACCATAAACCGCAGGGAGCAGCCCGGGGAGATGCTCAAGTTCTCGCTGAGCAGCCTGTCGGTGATGACGCGGCTCTTCTACATCTCGTGGCCCGGCCAGAAGATGATCGACCACAGCCTCCGCGTGCGAGAGCTAGT GTGCAGCGTCGCTTGGTACGAGCTGCCGGCGGGCTCGAGGAGGCttctgctgctgatgctgctcaGGAGCTCGAGGGCTTGCCACATCACGGCCGGCGGCATGTTCCCCATGAATTTCGAGACTTACTGCAGGGTGAGCTTTCGaggctttataaaaataacttggccgtccatctctctctctctctctctctcgctctcccccGCTCTGTTCCAGCTCATGCAGACTTCGATGTCCTACTTTACCATGATTCTGTCGACGCAGTGAATTTCCCATCGATGTATGCCAATAAAGTTTAG
- the LOC100463145 gene encoding uncharacterized protein LOC100463145 isoform X15, producing MGKWRESKSEFYEDRLFVINKKFLQILGRWPYQAKRSRIFLLSLYFVGILTVVVAELIHFVRVIRIKDIPKIIDCLPALIFTYGAMVMIFNSMIKFAEMRQILGKIEENWLSARDAEEYALLKEFAEEGRFLIIGYTRNARIYESGSFQCA from the exons ATGGGCAAGTGGCGCGAGTCGAAGAGCGAGTTTTACGAGGATCGGCTGTTTGtaataaataagaaatttcTGCAGATACTCGGACGCTGGCCGTATCAAGCCAAGCGTTCCCGGATCTTTCTTCTCAGTCTGTATTTCGTTGGGATTTTAACGGTCGTCGTGGCAGAG CTGATACACTTTGTACGAGTGATACGGATAAAGGATATTCCAAAAATAATCGATTGCCTGCCGGCGCTGATCTTCACCTATGGCGCGATGGTCATGATATTCAACAGCATGATAAAGTTCGCCGAG ATGCGGCAAATACTCGGGAAAATCGAGGAGAACTGGCTGAGCGCGAGGGACGCCGAGGAGTACGCGCTGCTGAAGGAGTTCGCGGAGGAGGGCAGATTCCTGATAATCGGCTACACGCGTAATGCACGAATTTACGA GAGTGGGAGTTTTCAGTGTGCATAA